A part of Prionailurus viverrinus isolate Anna chromosome E1, UM_Priviv_1.0, whole genome shotgun sequence genomic DNA contains:
- the MRPS7 gene encoding 28S ribosomal protein S7, mitochondrial isoform X2 produces MRSRMFPFDSSLWTSELTQVRGSRYGPEYKDPQVDKEYYRKPLAELTEEEKYERELRKTQHIKAAPASKTSSVFEDPVISKFTNMIMKGGNKVLARSLMAQTLEAVKRKQFEKYHAASAEERASIERNPYTIFHQALKNCEPVIGLVPILRGGHFYQVPVPLADRRRRFLAMKWMITECREKKHRRVLMPEKLSHELLEAFHNQGPVIKKKHDMHKMAEANRALAHYRWW; encoded by the exons ATGAGAAGCCGAATGTTTCCTTTCGATTCTTCCCTTTGGACCTCGGA GCTAACCCAGGTGAGGGGGAGCCGCTATGGTCCTGAATACAAGGATCCACAGGTTGACAAAGAATATTACCGTAAGCCATTGGCAGAGCTGACGGAGGAGGAGAAGTATGAGCGGGAACTCAGGAAGACTCAGCATATCAAAGCTGCCCCAGCGTCGAAAACAAGCTCTGTGTTTGAAGACCCAGTGATCAG TAAATTCACCAACATGATAATGAAAGGAGGAAACAAAGTCCTGGCCAGATCCCTCATGGCGCAG ACTCTGGAAGCTGTGAAAAGGAAGCAGTTTGAGAAGTACCATGCTGCCTCTGCAGAGGAACGGGCATCCATCGAACGCAACCCCTATACCATCTTCCACCAAGCGCTGAAAAACTGTGAGCCTGTGATTGGGCTGGTACCCATCCTCAGAGGCGGCCATTTCTACCAA GTCCCCGTGCCACTAGCCGACCGGCGCCGTCGCTTCCTGGCCATGAAGTGGATGATTACTGAGTGCCGGGAGAAGAAGCACCGGCGGGTGCTGATGCCGGAGAAGTTGTCCCATGAGCTGCTGGAGGCTTTTCACAACCAGGGCCCTGTGATCAAGAAGAAGCATGACATGCACAAGATGGCCGAGGCCAACCGTGCGCTGGCTCACTACCGCTGGTGGTAG
- the MRPS7 gene encoding 28S ribosomal protein S7, mitochondrial isoform X1, whose protein sequence is MAAPAVKAARGWPVLALGVRNCLLRFPGLTQVRGSRYGPEYKDPQVDKEYYRKPLAELTEEEKYERELRKTQHIKAAPASKTSSVFEDPVISKFTNMIMKGGNKVLARSLMAQTLEAVKRKQFEKYHAASAEERASIERNPYTIFHQALKNCEPVIGLVPILRGGHFYQVPVPLADRRRRFLAMKWMITECREKKHRRVLMPEKLSHELLEAFHNQGPVIKKKHDMHKMAEANRALAHYRWW, encoded by the exons ATGGCTGCGCCCGCGGTGAAGGCCGCGCGAGGGTGGCCGGTTCTGGCGCTGGGCGTACGGAATTGTCTCCTGCGGTTTCCAGG GCTAACCCAGGTGAGGGGGAGCCGCTATGGTCCTGAATACAAGGATCCACAGGTTGACAAAGAATATTACCGTAAGCCATTGGCAGAGCTGACGGAGGAGGAGAAGTATGAGCGGGAACTCAGGAAGACTCAGCATATCAAAGCTGCCCCAGCGTCGAAAACAAGCTCTGTGTTTGAAGACCCAGTGATCAG TAAATTCACCAACATGATAATGAAAGGAGGAAACAAAGTCCTGGCCAGATCCCTCATGGCGCAG ACTCTGGAAGCTGTGAAAAGGAAGCAGTTTGAGAAGTACCATGCTGCCTCTGCAGAGGAACGGGCATCCATCGAACGCAACCCCTATACCATCTTCCACCAAGCGCTGAAAAACTGTGAGCCTGTGATTGGGCTGGTACCCATCCTCAGAGGCGGCCATTTCTACCAA GTCCCCGTGCCACTAGCCGACCGGCGCCGTCGCTTCCTGGCCATGAAGTGGATGATTACTGAGTGCCGGGAGAAGAAGCACCGGCGGGTGCTGATGCCGGAGAAGTTGTCCCATGAGCTGCTGGAGGCTTTTCACAACCAGGGCCCTGTGATCAAGAAGAAGCATGACATGCACAAGATGGCCGAGGCCAACCGTGCGCTGGCTCACTACCGCTGGTGGTAG
- the MIF4GD gene encoding MIF4G domain-containing protein: protein MVMGEPGREEYKIQSFDAETQQLLKTALKDPGAVDLEKVANVIVDHSLQDCVFSKEAGRMCYAIIQAESKQAGQSVFRRGLLNRLQQEYQAREQLRARSLQGWVCYVTFICNIFDYLRVNNMPMMALVNPVYDCLFRLAQPDSLNKEEEVDCLVLQLHRVGEQLEKMNRQRMDELFVLIRDGFLLPSGLSSLAQLLLLEIIEFRAAGWKTTPAAHKYYYSEVSD from the exons ATGGTCATGGGGGAGCCTGGTAGAGAGGAGTATAAAATCCAGTCTTTTGACGCAGAGACTCAGCAGCTGCTGAAGACAGCACTCAAAG ATCCAGGTGCTGTGGACTTGGAGAAGGTGGCCAATGTGATTGTGGACCATTCTCTGCAGGACTGCGTCTTCAGTAAAGAAGCAGGGCGCATGTGCTATGCCATCATTCAG GctgagagcaagcaagcaggccAGAGTGTCTTCCGTCGAGGACTCCTGAACCGGCTGCAGCAGGAGTACCAGGCTCGGGAGCAGCTGCGAGCCCGGTCCCTGCAGGGCTGGGTCTGCTATGTCACCTTTATCTGCAACATCTTTGATTACCTGAGG GTGAACAACATGCCCATGATGGCCCTGGTGAACCCCGTCTATGACTGCCTCTTCCGGCTGGCCCAGCCTGACAGTCTgaacaaggaggaggag GTGGACTGCCTGGTGCTCCAGCTGCATCGGGTGGGGGAGCAGCTGGAGAAGATGAACCGACAGCGCATGGATGAGCTCTTTGTCCTGATCCGGGATGGCTTCCTGCTCCCAAGTGGCCTCAGCTCCCtggcccagctgctgctgctggagaTCATCGAATTTCGGGCAGCCGGCTGGAAGACGACCCCGGCTGCCCACAAGTATTACTATAGCGAGGTCTCCGACTAG
- the SLC25A19 gene encoding mitochondrial thiamine pyrophosphate carrier produces the protein MVGYDPQADGRNISSSEVAVAGSVSGLVTRVMISPLDVIKIRFQLQIERLSRSDPGAKYHGILQAARQILLEEGPTAFWKGHIPAQLLSIGYGAVQFLSFELLTELVHRASKYDARDFSVHFVCGGLSASTATLAVHPVDVLRTRFAAQGEPKVYKTLRDAVVTMYRTEGPLVFYKGLNPTLIAIFPYAGFQFSFYNALKHVHEWVMPAEGRKNENLKNLLCGSGAGVISKALTYPLDLFKKRLQVGGFEQARASFGQVRSYKGLLDCARQVLREEGPRGFFKGLSPSLLKAALSTGFVFFWYELFCNLFHHMKKADS, from the exons ATGGTTGGCTATGACCCCCAAGCTGATGGCAGGAATATCTCCAGTTCCGAGGTGGCGGTGGCTGGGTCTGTGTCTGGACTTGTCACGCGGGTGATGATCAGCCCCTTGGATGTCATCAAGATCCGTTTCCAG CTTCAGATTGAGCGCCTGTCTCGCAGTGATCCCGGTGCAAAATACCACGGGATCCTCCAGGCTGCGAGACAGATTTTGCTGGAGGAAGGCCCGACAGCATTCTGGAAAGGACACATCCCAGCCCAGCTTCTCTCTATAGGCTATGGAGCTGTCCAA tttctgtCATTTGAACTGCTGACCGAGCTGGTGCACAGAGCCAGCAAGTACGATGCCCGCGACTTCTCAGTGCACTTTGTGTGCGGAGGCCTGTCTGCCAGCACGGCCACCCTCGCCGTGCACCCTGTGGACGTCCTGCGCACCCGCTTTGCAGCTCAGGGTGAGCCCAAG GTGTATAAAACCCTTCGAGACGCCGTGGTGACCATGTACAGGACCGAAGGCCCCTTGGTCTTCTACAAAGGCTTGAACCCCACCTTGATCGCCATCTTCCCCTACGCTGGCTTCCAGTTCTCCTTTTATAACGCCCTGAAGCACGTTCATGAGTGGGTCATGCCTGCCGAGGGAAGGAAAAACG AGAACCTCAAAAACCTCCTCTGTGGCAGTGGAGCCGGAGTCATCAGCAAGGCCCTCACGTACCCCCTGGACCTCTTCAAGAAACGGCTGCAGGTCGGAGGGTTTGAGCAGGCCCGAGCCTCCTTTGGCCAG GTTCGCAGCTACAAGGGCCTCCTGGATTGTGCCCGGCAGGTGCTTCGAGAGGAAGGCCCAAGGGGCTTCTTCAAGGGCCTGTCCCCCAGCCTGCTGAAGGCTGCTCTCTCCACCGGCTTCGTGTTCTTCTGGTATGAGCTCTTCTGTAACCTCTTCCACCACATGAAGAAGGCGGACAGCTAG